The Nematostella vectensis chromosome 6, jaNemVect1.1, whole genome shotgun sequence region aaaagtatgttttctttgtgctccggccaaaaaaagagatcgcttgaccctaaaagtatgttttctttgtgctccggccaaataaagagatcgcttgacgCTAAAAGTATGCTTTCTTTGTGCTACGGCCAAataaagagatcgcttgaccctaaaagtatgctttctttgtgctccggccaaataaagagatcgcttgaccctaaaagtatgctttctttgtgctccggccaaataaagagatcgcttgaccctaaaaatatgttttctttgtgctccggccaaataaagagatcgcttgaccctaaaagtatgttttctttgtgctccggccaaataaagagatcgcttgaccctaaaagtatgttttctttgtgctccggccaaaaaaagagatcgcttgaccctaaaagtatgttttctttgtgctccggccaaaaaaagagatcgcttgaccctaaaagtatgttttctttgtgctccggccaaaaaaagagatcgcttgaccctaaaagtatgttttctttgtgctccggccaaaaaaagagatcgcttgaccctaaaagtatgttttctttgtgctcgggccaaaaaaaagagatcgcttgaccctaaaagtatgttttctttgtgctccggccaaaaaaagagatcgcttgaccctataaaagtatgttttctttgtgctccggccaaaaagagagatcgcttgaccctaaaagtatgttttctttgtgctccggccaaaaaaagagatcgcttgaccctaaaagtatgttttctttgtgctccagccaaaaaaagagatcgcttgaccctaaaagtatgttttctttgtgctcgggccaaaaaaaagagatcgctttaccctaaaagtatgttttctttgtgctccggccaaaaaaagagatcgcttgaccctataaaagtatgttttctttgtgctccggccaaaaagagagatcgcttgaccctaaaagtatgttttctttgtgctccggccaaaaaaagagatcgcttgatcctaaaagtatgttttctttgtgctccagccaaaaaaagagatcgcttgaccctaaaagtatgttttctttgtgctcgggccaaaaaaaagagatcgctttaccctaaaagtatgttttctttgtgctcgggccaaaaaaagagatcgcttgaccctaaaagtatgttttctttgtgctccggccataaaaagagatcgcttgaccctaaaagtatgttttctttgtgctccggccaaaaaaagagatcgcttgaccctaaaagtatgttctctttgtgctccggccaaaaaaagagatcgcttgaccctaaaagtatgttctctttgtgctccggccaaaaaaagagatcgcttgaccctaaaagtatgttttctttgtgctccggccaaaaaaagagatcgcttgaccctaaaagtatgttttctttgtgctccggccaaaaaaagagatcgcttgaccctaaaagtatgttttctttgtgctccggccaaaaaaagagatcgcttgaccctaaaagtatgttttctttgtgctctggccaaaaaaagagatcgcttgaccctaaaagtatgttttctttgtgctccggccaaaaaaagagatcgcttgaccctaaaagtatgttttctttgtgctccggccaaaaaaagagatcgcttgaccctaaaagtatgttctctttgtgctccggccaaaaaaagagatcgcttgaccctaaaagtatgttctctttgtgctccggccaaaaaaagagatcgcttgaccctaaaagtatgttttctttgtgctccggccaaaaaaagagatcgcttgaccctaaaagtatgttttctttatgctccggccaaaaaaagagatcgcttgaccctaaaagtatgttttctttgtgctccggccaaaaaaagagatcgcttgaccctaaaagtatgttttctttgtgctcgggccaaaaaaaagagatcgcttgaccctaaaagtatgttttctttgtgctccggccaaaaaaagagatcgcttgaccctataaaagtatgttttctttgtgctccggccaaaaagagagatcgcttgaccctaaaagtatgttttctttgtgctccggccaaacaaagagatcgcttgatcctaaaagtatgttttctttgtgctccagccaaaaaaagagatcgcttgaccctaaaagtatgttttctttgtgctcggGCCAAAAATAAGAGATCGCTTtaccctaaaagtatgttttctttgtgctcgggccaaaaaaagagatcgcttgaccctaaaagtatgttttctttgtgctccggccataaaaagagatcgcttgaccctaaaagtatgttttctttgtgctccggccaaaaaaagagatcgcttgaccctaaaagtatgttctctttgtgctccggccaaaaaaagagatcgcttgaccctaaaagtatgttctctttgtgctccggccaaaaaaagagatcgcttgaccctaaaagtatgttttctttgtgctccggccaaaaaaagagatcgcttgaccctaaaagtatgttttctttgtgctccggccaaaaaaagagatcgcttgaccctaaaagtatgttttctttgtgctccggccaaaaaaagagatcgcttgaccctaaaagtatgttttctttgtgctctggccaaaaaaagagatcgcttgaccctaaaagtatgttttctttgtgctccggccaaaaaaagagatcgcttgaccctaaaagtatgttttctttgtgctccggccaaaaaaagagatcgcttgaccctaaaagtatgttctctttgtgctccggccaaaaaaagagatcgcttgaccctaaaagtatgttctctttgtgctccggccaaaaaaagagatcgcttgaccctaaaagtatgttttctttgtgctccggccaaaaaaagagatcgcttgaccctaaaagtatgttttctttgtgctccggccaaaaaaagagatcgcttgaccctaaaagtatgttttctttgtgctccggccaaaaaaagagatcgcttgaccctaaaagtatgttttctttgtgctccggccaaaaatagagatcgcttgaccctaaaagtatgttttctttgtgctccggccaaaaaaagagatcgcttgaccctaaaagtatgttttctttgtgctccggccaaaaaaagagatcgcttgaccctaaaagtatgttttctttgtgctctggccaaaaaaagagatcgcttgaccctaaaagtatgttttctttgtgctccggccaaaaaaagagatcgcttgaccctaaaagtatgttttctttgtgctctggccaaaaaaagagatcgctttaccctaaaagtatgttttctttgtgctccggccaaaaaaagagatcgcttgaccctaaaagtatgttttctttgtgctccggccaaaaaaaagagatcgcttgaccctaaaagtatgttttctttgtgctccggccaaaaaaagagatcgcttgaccctaaaagtatgttttctttgtgctcgggccaaaaaaagagatctcttgaccctaaaagtatgttttctttgtgctccggccaaaaaaagagatcgcttgaccctaaaagtatgttttctttgtgctccagccaaaaaaagagatcgcttgaccctataaaagtatgttttctttgtgctccggccaaaaaaagagatcgcttgaccctaaaagtatgttttctttgtgctccggccaaaaaaaagagatcgcttgaccctataaaagtatgttttctttgtgctccggccaaaaaaagagatcgcttgaccataaaagtatgttttctttgtgctccggccaaaaaaagagatcgcttgaccctaaaagtatgttttctttgtgctctgGCCAacaaaaaagagatcgcttgaccctaaaagtatgttttctttgtgctccggccaaaaaaagagatcgcttgaccctaaaagtatgttttctttgtgctccggccaaaaaaagagatcgcttgaccctaaaagtatgttttctttgtgctccggccaaaaaaagagatcgcttgaccctaaaagtatgttttctttgtgctccggccaaaaaaagagatcgcttgaccctaaaagtatgttttctttgtgcacCGGCcaaaaaagagatcgcttgaccctaaatTGTCCCTCATTTGTTGCAGGAAGCGCGTGAGTGGCGCACGGTTTTCTGGATCACGTTTTTCGTGTACCTTGTGGGTGCCATCGTGTTTTGCACGTTCATGTCCGGCGATCTACAGCCTTGGGCTGGAGGGAGCAAACTCCCCCCTGAGGAGGACAGACAGGAGCTGCAGCTCACTGAAGACGGTCTCTTTCCGAGGGCCGACCAAGAGGAAGAGAAAGTCAAGATGGCGGAGAAGAGTTAGGGCTCGAGAATTATGCGCAGCAAACAGATACATCCAAGAACTAGAAAATTGTATGGTTTACAATTTCTTTCCGCAAAATTTTAGCTGGATGAATTTTAGCAAAATTTCAAAGCTAAATAAAAGCCTTTGATATCTTCTTCAGCCGGTCATCTATTATGAGGAAATACACTAAGTGTCCAATTTTTACTTTCATGCCAGTTGCTAAGAAACTAGTGTAAATTTAGATAATGTACaacttttcaagttattttggAAGAATTAAGATACATTGACACCCCTTTTTAACCAAGCTTGGCAAAAAGTAAGAAGTGTGCTTTAGTGTATTAGTCTTCAGTTAGAAattaatttctttatttttgaaGGAATGCTGACGTGTTTGCGAAGTTTTCTCTTTACTACTAGTCTCGCGAACCTCTTTTAAGCATAATCattttttcaatgttttcCCACATACATTTGTCAGTCAGACACTGTATTTTGTACAAAGCGACATTATAAAGCGGCCAGTTTTTCCAAAGATTTAGGGGGTATAACAGCTATTCACAGCCGAGTTCGTATAGTTTTATCCACGTAGaattcaaaatccttgtctcgtgTCCTCTTTGCGGGGAATACTAGGAAAAGCTACGTTAATAAGTCTTTAGCTAATGTCAGATTCATACATAGCTATGAACCAGTGTATGCCTTGTTGATATCTGTAAAATAGTATTTATTTGCGCTGTCGATCAGAGACTTAGACTACTTTGAGCACCTTAACGCTTTCAGTGTCTCGAAGGGTATCCACCTTTGCCCGACTGAGAATCTTATGTTACCCATATTTGGgttaaaataactaaaaaaacgATTACCATATGGTCAGGAAATATTTTGAGTTACCGCTACTCAGTTAGGAGACTTTAGTTACCCATATATGAGTAAAGCTAACTCAAATAAATGAGTACCAGTGTTACTCAATACTTCGAGTTATCGTTACTTAATTGAGTACTTCGTCTTGAGTTAAGCTAACTCAATAAATTGAGTACCACTTTTACTCAGTATCATGGGTTACCTTTACTCGTTATTTTGGCTGAATCCTGAACGCAATGGAACGTTTATAGGTACGTAAACAATAGTTTATAggtacataaacaatattgCTAAAGCTTTTTAAACCTTtaaatttatttgatacccatgaaatactgcgggttacgacacagattctccgagtgcaaccttattttgaATCAATAATTTTGAGGAAAATTTGCATATCCCGATTTCTCCTAGACCATCACACAGGACTCAATTTTAAACTGCAAAGTTAAAGAAAGCATCGCGAGGTCAGTAGTTTTCTAACGATTTTCTATACAATTTCGTTAATGTAACATCGTCACAGCGGCCTGCCAAACTTCTTCGATGTTTTGTTAGCTTCCTGCCATACTCACTTATTCTTCCTTTGGCTTCTGCAAAAAGCTATTTAAAGACAGAAGAATTGCATATTAGCTCAACATATCTGCAGCAAATTTTAGGCCACCAAAAGCACATGTTAGACCAGAGAGGGAATTACATGTTAGATTTATAGATATAATAACAAATATATACAACAAAAAAGTATATAGTGGTATCAACCTTGTTCTAAGCGCTTCACATTTATAACCCTGatgatatataaaaaaattaaaacagtcAAGAAGAAGAACTGAAATCAAGGTCCAAAACGTTGGcgtattttgttatttttcctttttcatcTTTATAAATACCCAACAGACCAAGACATCCCACAGGATATCCAGAGAGCATAGCTAGCTCAAATCTATTTTAAGcgccaaaaaaattaaaatgctAATACGCATTGAGAATAACCAATCCTGGAGCCGAGGAATACTAACTTCTAGTAAGCTCACATACGTTCAGCAAGTCAAATTTAGGaccgagaaacagaaagaaCATATATATGTCTCGACCGGGAATGGAACACGTTTCAGCAGAGGTGAGAGGCCCTATACGCCTGTGATTCTGTAAGGGTGAGAGGGGTTGCGGGTTACTAATGTATACCTGAATCGCGCGACATATTGTTGCCAGATTTGATAAAGAAGTGCGCACTCTCTGGCTGCGCGCCTACCACACCTCCCCTACCTCTCCCTGACTAATTTATCATAATGATATCTTTTATATACCTGATCAGTGCCACTGGTATAAGAAGGGCTACCGCACAGGCCCAGAAGGCAATCCCAGGCATGCCTACGTCGATCGAGCGGACGTAGATAGCGTTAACTACGGCTGCGCCAAATATCCTTGCTAAGGTTTCAACCGCTGACACCCCAGTGAACAACGAGCCTAAAGCAAAGGTAACGTACATATTAGGCAAATGTGACGCTAAGGGGTCCTAAATAAACCCTGACTCCTCGGGTAAGTGGGGTTCGTTGCAAGCACTTGCCCTAAGGCTTAGTATCCGACTGTGTGTCGACTGTTTTAGTGCAGCAATACAATCTATGCGAATGTCATGTACATTTAAGTGCCTTGAATCGTTCTGAAATTTAATTCATGCTACAGTGTCCGCAAGAATAATCCAGGCTCTCTGACTAATTTAGAAGACTTTAGATTTTACCCACAATGCCTTATTATTCATGATTGACAGCGTGCTTCAGCTCTAGCTCCGCCCACCCATTGCACGTGATCGCTAGACCATGGCTATTTTCCCACGCAATAGAATACAACATGTCCGAGCAACAATTTCAAAATTCAGGGATGGCTTATCCTTTAATTTACTGTCGAAAATATAGAAGTCATCAGTGCGGTACATTACCAGATTtggtaatgttccgcactgGCCATATTATGAGGCGTGCTCTGATACCTTGTTCCTCTGTTGGAACCATCTTGGACATCATTCCTTTCACAGAGGGCAGCAAAGGACCACTCAGCGCGCTGATAAGTGGAactgaaacaaacaaacaacgaTGGTACGCGCACTTTGATTGGATATCCCACAGGGGCGGATGTAGCTTTTCGCTGAAAGGATTTGACAGAAACTCTTGATAGAATACACACCAATTTGCACATAACACTTTCCCTTGGCAGCCCAAGAGGAGGGGTTAAACCTCATCTCCCTAAATCCTCTAAACACTAAATTCCGAAGATTCCCATTTTAAACTTCCTCTGTCGTCCTATATAATGTTTTCTAAAACAATAGCCCTCCCTTGGTATGCCCAAAAGCATTTAtgaaagatgatgatgatgatcatgatcgtgATGATATTGAGGATAAGGAAGATAAGGACGATGATTAGGATATTAACAGCTTTCTATTCACCTACCAACAGTGAATATCATTACTGTGCTGTGTGTATTTGCAAGGACGACCAATGATAACGCAGAACACGCCATACAAATTCTTAGCACGTTTGCTTCAGTAAAAAGCCGCTTGAATACCGCCATCAAAAGAACTCCTCCAAGCCCTTCAACCAGGAACTTAGATGCTACAAAGTACCCTAGGAAAGTGGGCGTGAAGCAAAGAGGATCTCTCATCAAGAACATCGCCACAGCGCCATTTCCTCCCATTGTTATCATCGCAAAGACAGAATCAACGGCCAGAAGCACCAGCACATTGCGGTGGTTCCCGCCGTGGGATTTACGGAAGACGTCCGACACGCGCCGAAGACAGTCTGTGGTGAATAGAGGCGTTTTGGATCGCTTGCTCTCAGGTAGTGATTCGGGAACGGCGAGTGTAAGGTAGAGAAACGCTATGGTAGAGCTAAGAAGGACGCTCTTCATCGGCGAGACGAAGCCGAATTTGCTAAGAACAACTCCGCTTAGCAACTGGCTAATAAAACCACCGCCAAATATAAGGAATTGCATAACCGCTGTGAAATAAGGAAGGAGCTCATCAGGCATCGCTCATCAGGCATCAGCGCATCGCTATTTTGGTTCTTGGTGGCCTGATTTTTAGCCGCCCTAACGTCTGAAAATTAATTTGATACCCCTTGGACCCttcaccccaccctcccccctctggACATGCACCCtgaccctccccctctctggACATGCACCCtgaccctccccctctctggACATGCACCCTGACCCTCTCCCTCTCTAGACATGCACCCTGACCCTCTCCCTCTCTGGACATGCACCCTGACACTCTCCCTTTCTCTGGACATGCACCCTGACCCTCCCACTCTCTGGACATGCACCCTGACCCTCTACCTCTCTGGACATGCACCCTGACCCTCCCACTCTCTGGACATGCACCCTGACCCTCTACCTCTCTGGACATGCACCCTGACCCTCCCACTCTCTGGACATGCACCCTGACCCTCTACCTCTCTGGACATGCACCCtgaccctccccctctctggACATGCACCCTGACCCTCTCCCTCTCTGGACATGCACCCtgaccctccccctctctggACACGCACCCTGACCCACCCACTCTCTGGACATGCACCCTGACCCCCCCTCTCTGGACATGCACCCtgaccctccccctctctggACATGCACCCTGACCCCCCCCTCTCTGGACATGCACCCtgaccctccccctctctggACGTGCACCCtgaccctccccctctctggACATGCACCTGTTTCCCCTCCCAACCTCTCTGGATATGCTCCTGGGTTCTTGATAGAGGCCGAGGGGGTGTGTTTACTCAATAACCACTTTGACTATAACAATAGGGTTGATCTGAACTGCAATTAAactttttatctatttatccTTACTGGGTAAtgtaaaggggggggggggtgcattGTCATACTCACCAAGTCGAAAAGCTATCTGTGATGGATCACTGATATCTGCAATATATGACATGGATACCTGAAAGAGAGCACTAAAAAAGCCAGTCAGGCCATTCAGTGCTTTCCCAGCATATATCACATATAGAGGCCATGAGAAATGCATCACACAGATTGTAAGAAGTGATTCTAGAATAGAACCAAGCACCGGGACCATTAACGCCAGCTTGCGTCCACCACTGTCAGTCCATGGACCTATGAGAAGGCCCATTATTAAGGCCGGGAGGGCTTGGCACATAACACTGCTGGTGTCGAATTGCGAGGCATGCTCTTGCACCTTAAATGaatgttataataataaatagacTGATAGCAGCCAAGGCAGGCTCAGGAAACATGCCACATTCCATGCTTGGAATGATACCGAGTAATCCCTTGAGTCAC contains the following coding sequences:
- the LOC5521073 gene encoding proton-coupled folate transporter, which codes for MPSQVTWRSFLSVEPVLLLYSYSFFMSMPLQRQYAYFRYSQATGFPYDLKEEKNMCRGGGEIRNATFVRLENEVQEHASQFDTSSVMCQALPALIMGLLIGPWTDSGGRKLALMVPVLGSILESLLTICVMHFSWPLYVIYAGKALNGLTGFFSALFQVSMSYIADISDPSQIAFRLAVMQFLIFGGGFISQLLSGVVLSKFGFVSPMKSVLLSSTIAFLYLTLAVPESLPESKRSKTPLFTTDCLRRVSDVFRKSHGGNHRNVLVLLAVDSVFAMITMGGNGAVAMFLMRDPLCFTPTFLGYFVASKFLVEGLGGVLLMAVFKRLFTEANVLRICMACSALSLVVLANTHSTVMIFTVVPLISALSGPLLPSVKGMMSKMVPTEEQGSLFTGVSAVETLARIFGAAVVNAIYVRSIDVGMPGIAFWACAVALLIPVALISFLQKPKEE